The following coding sequences are from one Campylobacter sp. RM16187 window:
- a CDS encoding cytochrome d ubiquinol oxidase subunit II, whose product MLSLSHEILQIYWWVIVSLLGGLLVFMMFVQGGQTLIFGLPKSEIEKDMIINSVGRKWELTFTTLVMFGGACFAAFPLFYATSFGGAYWVWLAILFCFILQAVSYEYRKKPDNFLGQKTYEIFLYINGSLGVILIGMAVSTFFSGSDFALGEHNFVEWKTPYRGLEALANPLLYPLGIAMLFLSRVGGALYLINNISDENFRAKARKAVLKNTILFLPFFLMFIIWIFTKTGFEYDAEGIVSLVGFKYALNLVKMPIVTLIMLIGLGLVLYGIYKGAFTKSIYGVVPYGIGVVFVVMGLFLIAGLNNTAFYPSFSNLQSSLTIKNASSSHYTLGVMAYVSLIVPFVLAYIFVVWRAIDSRKITQDEIKNDHHAY is encoded by the coding sequence ATGCTTAGTTTATCACACGAAATACTTCAAATTTATTGGTGGGTTATAGTTAGCTTGTTAGGCGGGCTTTTAGTGTTTATGATGTTCGTTCAAGGCGGGCAAACACTTATATTTGGATTACCAAAGAGCGAAATAGAAAAAGACATGATAATAAATTCCGTGGGTCGCAAATGGGAGCTTACATTTACTACCCTTGTCATGTTCGGAGGAGCATGCTTTGCTGCATTTCCGCTCTTTTATGCTACTAGCTTTGGTGGGGCGTATTGGGTGTGGCTGGCAATTTTATTTTGCTTTATTTTGCAAGCCGTTAGTTACGAGTATAGAAAAAAACCGGACAATTTTTTAGGTCAAAAAACTTATGAAATTTTTCTTTATATAAACGGCTCGCTTGGAGTTATTTTAATAGGAATGGCCGTTAGCACATTTTTTTCAGGAAGCGACTTTGCACTAGGCGAGCATAACTTCGTGGAGTGGAAAACTCCATATAGAGGTCTTGAGGCACTTGCCAATCCCCTACTCTATCCCCTTGGAATTGCGATGCTTTTCCTATCTCGCGTAGGCGGGGCTTTATATCTAATCAATAATATCTCGGATGAAAATTTTAGAGCAAAAGCCAGAAAAGCTGTTCTAAAAAATACTATTTTGTTCCTACCATTTTTCTTAATGTTTATAATCTGGATATTTACAAAAACAGGCTTTGAATATGATGCAGAAGGCATAGTAAGTCTAGTAGGCTTTAAATACGCTCTAAATTTAGTAAAAATGCCAATCGTTACTCTTATAATGTTAATAGGACTTGGACTTGTGCTATATGGAATTTATAAAGGCGCATTTACTAAAAGCATTTACGGAGTAGTTCCTTACGGAATCGGAGTAGTATTTGTAGTAATGGGGCTATTTTTGATAGCGGGGTTAAATAATACGGCCTTTTATCCGTCTTTTTCAAATTTGCAAAGCTCGCTAACTATAAAGAATGCAAGCTCTAGCCACTACACTCTTGGAGTGATGGCTTACGTAAGTCTTATTGTGCCATTTGTATTGGCATATATCTTTGTGGTTTGGAGAGCTATAGATAGTCGCAAAATCACTCAAGATGAGATCAAAAACGATCACCACGCATACTAA
- a CDS encoding tetratricopeptide repeat protein, giving the protein MKILVVFLSFFAILLANECVDASSCFEEGSKAAFSGDYMLSNKFYKKACEMGHQGACERMKEYEDKKEAINMQVSAEQFNVVKKSCEGGDVKQCESLATFYMSGKGTKQDYKSAYEIAKSWCDKGEAKFCTLAGMLNDDGVLGEANYQEAMKYYEKACEKLDAQACTNLGLIYISGRGVSADMNLGVSYVNKGCENGDVNGCVALGEFYFKNKDYEKAKPYLKATCENGNGVSCMYMGIALMPKDFRGQISVEAAAYFDRACKLGIKEGCL; this is encoded by the coding sequence ATGAAAATTTTAGTAGTGTTTTTAAGCTTTTTTGCAATACTTCTGGCAAATGAATGCGTTGATGCAAGTAGTTGTTTTGAAGAGGGTAGCAAGGCGGCATTTTCAGGAGATTATATGCTATCTAATAAATTTTATAAAAAAGCTTGTGAAATGGGGCATCAGGGTGCTTGTGAAAGAATGAAAGAGTATGAGGACAAAAAAGAGGCGATAAATATGCAAGTCTCTGCTGAGCAGTTTAATGTAGTTAAAAAATCCTGTGAAGGCGGAGATGTAAAACAGTGTGAGAGTCTGGCTACATTTTATATGTCCGGGAAAGGAACAAAACAAGATTATAAATCTGCTTACGAGATAGCTAAAAGTTGGTGCGATAAGGGAGAGGCGAAATTTTGTACTCTTGCAGGAATGCTTAATGATGATGGAGTGCTTGGCGAGGCTAATTATCAAGAGGCTATGAAGTATTATGAAAAGGCTTGCGAAAAGCTAGATGCTCAAGCCTGTACAAATTTAGGTCTTATTTATATCTCTGGGCGTGGTGTGAGCGCTGATATGAATCTTGGAGTATCTTATGTCAACAAAGGCTGCGAGAATGGCGATGTAAATGGCTGTGTGGCGCTTGGGGAATTTTACTTCAAAAATAAAGATTACGAGAAAGCCAAGCCGTATCTAAAGGCTACTTGCGAGAATGGAAACGGCGTTTCTTGCATGTATATGGGCATAGCCTTGATGCCAAAGGATTTTAGGGGTCAAATAAGCGTAGAGGCCGCTGCATACTTCGATAGAGCTTGTAAGCTAGGTATTAAAGAGGGGTGTTTGTAA
- the ilvD gene encoding dihydroxy-acid dehydratase → MRSDIIKKGYTRAPHRSLLRATGLKDEDFDKPFIGIANSFIEIIPGHFFLNRYSEILKDEIRKNGCVPFEFNCIGVDDGIAMGHGGMLYSLPSREIIANSVETVMNAHSLDALVCMPNCDKIVPGMIMGALRVNVPTVFVSGGPMKKGYTKDGRPIDLATAFEAVGKFETKEISEAELKDIECNACPSGGSCSGMFTANSMNTLCEAMGIALSGNGTILALTPEREELVRKAARRICEIALDERFKIRNILNAKAVRNALVVDMAMGGSSNTVLHMLAIAREAGVDLQISELNQISSNIAHIAKISPSLPNVHMEDVGRAGGMNAVIKEISRRDNGMLYLENLTVSGETLGERVGLSEIKDESVIHKVENAYSQVGGLAILFGNLAEQGCVIKTAGIVGERKFSGKAVCFNSQDEAIEGISSGKVNKGDVVVIRYEGPRGGPGMQEMLSPTSLIMGRGLGADVALITDGRFSGATRGLSIGHVSPEAAEGGMIGLLEDGDIIDIDVDTYSINVRLSEAEISARRAKFKPLEKELNSRWLRQYRKLVTNASSGAILEA, encoded by the coding sequence ATGAGAAGCGATATCATAAAAAAAGGCTACACAAGAGCGCCTCATCGCTCGCTTTTGCGTGCTACAGGGCTTAAGGACGAGGACTTTGATAAGCCATTTATCGGCATTGCAAACAGCTTTATAGAGATTATCCCGGGGCATTTTTTCCTAAATCGCTACTCTGAAATTTTAAAAGACGAAATTCGCAAAAACGGCTGTGTGCCGTTTGAATTTAACTGTATAGGCGTAGATGACGGTATAGCGATGGGTCACGGCGGTATGCTTTATAGTTTGCCAAGTCGCGAGATCATCGCAAATTCGGTTGAAACTGTCATGAACGCTCACAGTCTAGACGCGCTTGTATGTATGCCAAACTGCGATAAAATCGTGCCAGGTATGATAATGGGTGCGCTTAGGGTAAATGTGCCGACCGTATTTGTAAGCGGTGGACCGATGAAAAAGGGCTACACCAAAGACGGACGTCCGATCGATCTTGCTACGGCGTTTGAAGCAGTGGGAAAATTTGAGACCAAAGAGATAAGCGAAGCCGAGCTAAAAGATATCGAGTGCAACGCCTGTCCAAGCGGCGGAAGTTGTAGCGGAATGTTTACGGCAAACTCCATGAATACGCTTTGCGAGGCGATGGGTATCGCGCTAAGTGGCAACGGCACGATACTGGCTCTTACTCCTGAGCGCGAAGAGCTCGTGCGAAAGGCGGCGCGTAGAATTTGCGAGATCGCGCTTGATGAGAGATTTAAAATTCGCAACATCCTAAACGCAAAAGCTGTTAGAAACGCACTTGTCGTTGATATGGCGATGGGCGGAAGCAGTAATACCGTGCTTCATATGCTTGCTATCGCGCGTGAAGCGGGCGTAGATCTGCAAATTTCAGAGTTAAATCAAATAAGCTCAAACATAGCTCACATCGCTAAAATCAGCCCAAGCTTGCCAAACGTGCACATGGAAGATGTGGGGCGAGCCGGCGGTATGAACGCGGTGATAAAGGAAATTTCACGCCGCGATAACGGAATGCTGTACTTAGAAAATTTAACCGTTTCAGGCGAAACCTTAGGCGAGCGCGTGGGGCTTAGCGAGATAAAAGATGAAAGCGTGATACATAAGGTTGAAAATGCCTATTCGCAGGTTGGCGGACTGGCGATTTTGTTTGGAAATTTAGCCGAGCAAGGATGCGTCATAAAGACCGCAGGCATCGTTGGAGAGCGTAAATTTAGCGGTAAAGCGGTCTGCTTTAACTCTCAAGATGAGGCGATAGAGGGAATTTCAAGCGGCAAGGTAAACAAAGGCGATGTGGTCGTGATCCGTTATGAAGGTCCGCGCGGAGGTCCCGGAATGCAAGAGATGTTAAGTCCAACTTCGCTAATCATGGGTCGCGGACTTGGTGCGGACGTGGCGCTGATAACGGACGGTAGATTCAGCGGTGCGACAAGGGGGCTAAGCATCGGACACGTAAGCCCTGAAGCGGCCGAAGGCGGCATGATAGGACTGCTTGAAGATGGCGACATAATCGATATAGACGTGGATACTTACAGCATAAATGTGCGATTAAGCGAGGCTGAAATTTCAGCTCGCAGGGCGAAATTTAAGCCGCTTGAAAAAGAGCTAAATTCTCGCTGGCTAAGACAATATCGCAAGCTTGTGACAAATGCGAGTAGCGGAGCGATTTTAGAAGCTTAA